The following are encoded in a window of Lynx canadensis isolate LIC74 chromosome B1, mLynCan4.pri.v2, whole genome shotgun sequence genomic DNA:
- the RASL11B gene encoding LOW QUALITY PROTEIN: ras-like protein family member 11B (The sequence of the model RefSeq protein was modified relative to this genomic sequence to represent the inferred CDS: inserted 1 base in 1 codon), translating into MRLIQNMCTIAEYPAPGSAAAADCCLGAAGPPPGQIAVXGASGVGKTALVVRFLTKRFIGDYERNAGNLYTRQVQIEGETLAIQVQDTPGIQVHENGLSCSEQLNRCIRWADAVVIVFSVTDYKSYELIGQLHQHVQQLHLGARLPVVVVANKADLLHIKQVDPQLGLQLASVLGCSFYEVSVSENYNDVYNAFHVLCKEVSHKQQPSSTPEKRRTSLIPRPKSPNMQDLKRRFKQALSAKVRTVTLRRSRDTGGGLVFPGRGPEVLAAQE; encoded by the exons ATGCGCCTCATTCAGAACATGTGCACCATCGCCGAGTATCCCGCCCCGggcagcgccgccgccgccgactGCTGCCTGGGGGCGGCGGGCCCGCCGCCTGGTCAGATCGCGG GTGGGGCCAGTGGTGTGGGCAAGACCG CTCTGGTGGTCCGCTTCCTCACCAAACGATTCATTGGTGACTATGAAAGGAACGCAG GTAATCTCTATACCAGACAAGTCCAAATAGAAGGTGAAACCCTGGCTATTCAGGTTCAAGACACGCCAGGTATTCAG GTCCACGAGAACGGCCTGAGCTGCAGCGAGCAGCTGAATCGGTGCATTCGCTGGGCAGATGCCGTGGTGATCGTGTTCTCCGTCACTGACTACAAGAGCTATGAACTCATCGGCCAGCTCCACCAGCACGTGCAGCAGCTACACCTGGGCGCCCGGCTGCCCGTGGTGGTCGTGGCCAACAAAGCTGACCTGCTGCACATCAAGCAGGTCGACCCTCAGCTCGGACTGCAGCTGGCCAGCGTGCTGGGCTGCTCGTTCTATGAAGTGTCGGTCAGCGAAAATTACAACGACGTCTACAACGCTTTCCACGTCCTGTGCAAGGAAGTGAGTCACAAACAGCAGCCCAGCAGCACACCAGAGAAGCGGAGAACCTCCCTCATTCCCAGGCCCAAGTCCCCCAACATGCAGGACCTGAAGAGGAGGTTCAAGCAAGCCCTCTCTGCCAAAGTGAGGACTGTCACCCTCCGTCGAAGCAGGGACACTGGGGGGGGTCTGGTCTTCCCAGGAAGAGGGCCTGAGGTTCTTGCAGCACAGGAATGA